GATCATGTGGCGGGTTATTGCAGTTTATCCCCTTATAGATCAAAAGCAGCATATAATCGAACAGTCGAGTTATCTGTATACATAGATGAAAAATATAGAGGTAAAGGCATTGCCAAAAATTTAATGACTGAAATTATTCAACGTGCTAAGGGCTTAGGTCATCATGTCATTATTTCTGGTATTACAAAAGGAAATGATGCAAGTGTAAAAATGCATGAGCAGTTTGGTTTTGAATATATCGGTTGTTTTAGAGAAGTGGGTTATAAGTTTGATACTTGGTTAGATGTTTTGTTTTATCAGTTGATAATTGATACATAATTTCATTTTTATATGTAACGACATTAGCATTGCATATAAATCTGTTTCAAACTTGTCAAGTCGTGCGAAAGCATGGGATTCAACAGAAAAACGTACTAGCTCTTAAACTAGTACGTTTACTTATTTAGAATAACACTTTAATTAATAAAGGTGATGCTACCCTTCGGGTGTAATGTAGTACTCCAGATAGCAACTTGTATTTCATTAAATAACGGAACGTTGTATTCATCTATAACTGTTCTCCATCCTTCCCATATAAGACCAGTATGTTCCTCTGCTTTAATTCTTATATTTTTTGCATTCGGTGGGAGTGGTATAACTGTTGAATAACGAGCCGTTCGATATTTATTGTTTCCTTCCCAAGTTTTATGGGTTAAGACTTCATTTCCATTTATATCATACGAGATTTCATCCCAGGATACCTCAAATTTAGCAATATATGCCCCCGTATGTTCTAGTGATATTTTACCTTTAGAATATACAGTAGATGTAGTTTCAATATATTCTGTACTGTTTTTTACACTAGCAATGGAGTTATCTTTTAGGAACATACTTGTATATGAAATGGGATATGCTGGATTTTTAAGACTAAATTCTGAGTTGTCTTTAATTATATTTCGTATTACATCAAAGTCTTTTGTAACAACCTTATTATGCTCCGCTGAATCCCCACCTAGTACTACAGCAGTAAAGGAACTATCTTCGAAAATCTCTTGGTACTTTAATCTAGTTTCTAGATCAAGATCAGCATTCTGAAGTAAAGCTCTAAATGCAGCCTGAACATCGTTGCTTTTAGAATTCGTTTCTAACTTCACATAAATGGTTCTACCATACCCTACATTTGACACCATAACAGGTGGAGCCTCATTGCTTATCCCTTTACGAGTTAACTCTTCAAAAGTAACACTATCATCAAAAAGATCTGATGGATTATTAGGTAGTTCTGCACTAACAGAATAGAATATTTGCTTGTATGCGGCAACCATTACCTTTTTTTCATCATTTGAAATAGCATCAAAATCTATTCCAAGTGAACTATCAAGAACTTGAGCATTCACATTAAGAGCAGCTGCTATTTGAGATTTACTATATACCATAGATTCTGAATATTGAATTCTAGCAGGGATGGTATGGGTATCTGAATATTTTTCATTCCAAATAGATACTAACTCATCTATTGCTCCAGCAACATTTCCATAGGTTGGGTTGTCTACAGTTATTGTATTTTCCTCTCTCATACCTGGTAAATCTATACTAATGTTCAAAGGCTGTCTACTAGAACTTATTACAGTAGGTTGATTATTTGTAAAAGCTTGGTTTGCGAGCTGTAATGCTCCTGGATAAGAGCGATTAGCCATTGAATCTATAATGGATATATCTACAGGAGAAGTTGTAAGTGATTTTTTCTCACGTTCTATCACTATAAATTTATCATCTGAATAGATACCTTCTTTTGGAATAAAATGTTCTACTTTATCACCATTCGCTGCTAAAATACTGTCCTTATTATAGTTCAGATTCGCTATACCAGTATTAATGTCAATAGCGTTGTTTGTTTCACTGTTTAAACTTGGTGTGAGTGTTTCTGCAGAAGAAATAAAAGGAGAACTAATAATGCCTAGACTCATAAAGAAACAGATCATAACACTTGCCATTCTACTCATTTTTTTAATTTTCAAAAAGAACACTCCCTTATAAATTAATTTCTATATTATAACATAAATAGAATATATATACATTATATTTAGTAGATTTGTGACTTCTGAACTAACTTAAAATTGGATAATATATTTAATTCTTTTATTTAAAAATAAAAAAAGGAATATTTATACATTAATAGAAGTATTTATATTGTATTGGTTAGGGACATAGTTACAAATAGTTTTAGGATGGCAATCATATTAAATCTATTTTATCGGAGGTTAAAGCAATGAAATTAAAACAGTTTTTTTCAGTTCTTATGGCATTTGCACTAATTCTTTCTTTTTCCGTGTCAGAAACACAGGTTGATGCAAGCTCTAACAAGGACAGTGAAATTATCGTAAAGTTTAAAGAAAAAACTACAAAAGACGTTAAGAAACAAATACATCTAGAAGAAAATGCAGAGGTCTTAAAAACAAATGAACAAATAGGTTTTGAAGTTGTAAAAGTTAAAGGGAAATCAATAGAGAAAGCATTGGAAAAATATAATAAAAGAGCAGATGTTGAATTCGCTGAACCCATTGTTGAATATCATGCTCTGTTCGATCCAAATGATCCACTATACTCATCCGACCAATACGGACCTCAAATTATAGAGGCGGACAGTGCTTGGGACATCACTACAGGCAGTTCAAACGTTCTAGTTGCAGTTATTGATACAGGTGTTGATGAAAATCATGAAGACTTAAAGGGAAAAGTAGTTCGAGGTTATGACTTCATAGATAATGACAATAATCCTGCCGATATAAATGGACATGGAACTCATGTAGCAGGAACAGTTGGTGCACTCACAGATAACAGAGTAGGTGTCGCGGGAGTGGCTCCTGATGTTAAAATCATGTCTGTCCGTGTACTTGATCGAGATGGTTTTGGTACGAATGAAGGAGTGGCAAATGGAATTACTTATGCAGCGGATAATGGTGCAGATGTAATTAACTTAAGCCTTGGAAGTCCATCTTCTTCAAGGGTTGTAGAAGATGCAGTTAACTATGCATGGGATCGTGGTGTTGTTGTCGTAGCTGCAGCAGGTAATGCAGGAAATCGTAAAAGAAATTATCCAGCTTATTACACAAATACAATAGCCGTTGCTGCTACAGATGAAAATGATAGAAAAGCTTCATTCTCTACATTTGGATCTTGGGTGGATGTAGCTGCTCCTGGTGTAGATATTGTTTCTACAAGGCTTGGTGGAGGTTATGTTTCTTACAATGGAACATCTATGGCTTCACCACATACAGCTGGACTTGCTGCGTTGCTTGCATCTCAAGGGCTTTCAAATGTTGAAATTAGAGATAAAATTGAAAGTACTGCAGATCCTATTAATGGGACTGGCAGGTATTGGGAACATGGTCGAATCAACGCATATAACGCAGTAAGGTAAGAATGGGGGAATATCCCTGATCCCGATCCATTCTTTATAAAAAAACCTAACCAAACATTTTGTTTATAAGCGCCATCCATATCCAATCTAAGCTCAGCATGGTCTGGGCTTAGGTTTTTTTCATACTTGAAGAGCATGCCGATCCATATAATATAAGAAAACTAGCTATATCATGGAATAAATCCTGTAATTACGGATTTTGAGAATGAAAAAATTAAAAGGAGCAAAAAAAACAGAGGGGAATTATAATAAAAGACTTGGGGGAAAGTTATTGTTATAGATGTGAAAAATCA
The window above is part of the Chengkuizengella sp. SCS-71B genome. Proteins encoded here:
- a CDS encoding thiol-activated cytolysin family protein; translation: MFFLKIKKMSRMASVMICFFMSLGIISSPFISSAETLTPSLNSETNNAIDINTGIANLNYNKDSILAANGDKVEHFIPKEGIYSDDKFIVIEREKKSLTTSPVDISIIDSMANRSYPGALQLANQAFTNNQPTVISSSRQPLNISIDLPGMREENTITVDNPTYGNVAGAIDELVSIWNEKYSDTHTIPARIQYSESMVYSKSQIAAALNVNAQVLDSSLGIDFDAISNDEKKVMVAAYKQIFYSVSAELPNNPSDLFDDSVTFEELTRKGISNEAPPVMVSNVGYGRTIYVKLETNSKSNDVQAAFRALLQNADLDLETRLKYQEIFEDSSFTAVVLGGDSAEHNKVVTKDFDVIRNIIKDNSEFSLKNPAYPISYTSMFLKDNSIASVKNSTEYIETTSTVYSKGKISLEHTGAYIAKFEVSWDEISYDINGNEVLTHKTWEGNNKYRTARYSTVIPLPPNAKNIRIKAEEHTGLIWEGWRTVIDEYNVPLFNEIQVAIWSTTLHPKGSITFIN
- a CDS encoding N-acetyltransferase family protein gives rise to the protein MIIRDAVETDLPNILSIYNHAILTTTATFDLEKQTLEQRKEWFSHYGKKHPIIVACIDDHVAGYCSLSPYRSKAAYNRTVELSVYIDEKYRGKGIAKNLMTEIIQRAKGLGHHVIISGITKGNDASVKMHEQFGFEYIGCFREVGYKFDTWLDVLFYQLIIDT
- a CDS encoding S8 family peptidase yields the protein MKLKQFFSVLMAFALILSFSVSETQVDASSNKDSEIIVKFKEKTTKDVKKQIHLEENAEVLKTNEQIGFEVVKVKGKSIEKALEKYNKRADVEFAEPIVEYHALFDPNDPLYSSDQYGPQIIEADSAWDITTGSSNVLVAVIDTGVDENHEDLKGKVVRGYDFIDNDNNPADINGHGTHVAGTVGALTDNRVGVAGVAPDVKIMSVRVLDRDGFGTNEGVANGITYAADNGADVINLSLGSPSSSRVVEDAVNYAWDRGVVVVAAAGNAGNRKRNYPAYYTNTIAVAATDENDRKASFSTFGSWVDVAAPGVDIVSTRLGGGYVSYNGTSMASPHTAGLAALLASQGLSNVEIRDKIESTADPINGTGRYWEHGRINAYNAVR